From the Brassica napus cultivar Da-Ae chromosome A8, Da-Ae, whole genome shotgun sequence genome, one window contains:
- the LOC106361131 gene encoding cilia- and flagella-associated protein 251 isoform X2: protein MFGGGNRRDEGSMPIQNTNLFAALDTRKKKKKSDKAGGKSKGSSSSRKEPEPQVFWAPTPLKAKAWADIDSDDEDDDYFVTTAPPQALWNASEASRSDVKETHVEESESEEDILDEGDDDDLEEEQETQVHPEAEPEVKKAPEVPAPPKEAERQLSKKERRQKELAELEALLADFGVAPTGQDNTQDNQEKKEVNGEGEKKENATGESKASKKKKKKDKQKEAKESQEEVKSNADAAGGESAEQEEQEASSSMDIQERLKKIASMKKKKSSKETDAAAKVAAQEAAARKAKLAAAKKKKEKSHYNQQPVR from the exons aTGTTTGGTGGTGGAAACAGGAGAGACGAGGGATCGATGCCGATTCAGAACACTAACTTGTTCGCTGCTTTGGACACTcgcaaaaagaagaagaagtcggaCAAGGCTGGTGGTAAGAGCAAGGGTTCGTCGTCATCGCGGAAGGAGCCCGAGCCTCAGGTCTTCTGGGCACCTACGCCTCTCAAAGCTAAGGCTTGGGCTGATATCGAcagtgatgatgaagatgatgactaTTTCGTTACCACTGCTCCGCCCCAGGCCTTGTGGAATGCTTCTGAAGCGTCTCGTTCGGATGTGAAGGAGACTCACGTTGAG GAAAGTGAAAGTGAAGAGGATATCCTTGAtgaaggtgatgatgatgatttggagGAAGAGCAGGAGACGCAAGTGCATCCGGAAGCAGAGCCTGAGGTGAAGAAGGCTCCTGAAGTTCCTGCACCACCCAAGGAGGCAGAGAGGCAGCTTTCCAAGAAAGAGAGGAGACAGAAGGAACTTGCTGAGCTTGAGGCTTTGTTAGCAGATTTTGGAGTTGCACCCACTGGTCAAGACAACACTCAAG ATAatcaagagaagaaagaagtcaatggagagggagagaagaaggagaacgCAACAGGAGAATCAAAGGcctcaaagaagaagaaaaagaaggataAACAGAAGGAGGCAAAAGAGTCTCAGGAAGAAGTGAAGAGCAACGCAGATGCTGCTGGAGGTGAGTCCGCTGAGCAGGAGGAGCAGGAGGCTTCTTCTTCCATGGATATTCAAGAACGGCTCAAGAAGATTgcatcgatgaagaagaagaagtcaagCAAAGAGACTGATGCCGCTGCAAAAGTTGCTGCACAAGAAGCAGCTGCGAGGAAGGCAAAGCTGGCTGccgcaaagaagaagaaagagaagagtcACTACAACCAGCAGCCAGTGAGGTGA
- the LOC106361134 gene encoding protein TIFY 8-like isoform X2 — MMVNHNNDDRTTDVDSHLRQKEQDKLLFHDFLGSKTETLASTSMADHSLPLDKAVKLAMTSASSVGGRGGLSSTSDLVERQGSGGGNHLDGRQLFGPRSEVSGSIMSNRFSGNKRSNSDSQFTSQDHPETLHWSKMLRNGPGSLSMNMNHMANQSPRGGGQISHLLHQLSSSRFKDENVGPSVISQTAADESSRTGMKGPGIMSHFTMPNPSKVECFAHSSTGNRKELTSSTKQMTIFYGGQAHVFDDVHPNKADVIMTLAGSSGGSWSTDVSHKPKTKNNTSDGPYKLSQMYEGGSSRETPFLSSEFRARPGHQATSGACQRIFTQPGREQQGSMISRGREIRDPVHVSDPEKKAT; from the exons ATGATGGTGAACCACAACAATGACGATCGTACTACTGATGTTGATTCTCACCTCCGCCAAAAAGAACAAGACAAGCTCTTGTTCCATGACTTCCTAGGATCCAAGACCGAAACTTTAGCTTCCACTTCCATGGCTGACCACAGTCTACCTCTGGATAAGGCAGTTAAACTGGCCATGACTTCAGCTTCCTCCGTCGGTGGACGCGGTGGTCTTTCCTCAACCTCCGATCTTG TTGAAAGACAAGGCAGTGGTGGGGGGAATCATCTTGATGGGAGACAACTGTTTGGACCAAGAAGTGAGGTTTCAGGCTCAATCATGAGCAATCGATTTTCAGGAAACAAGAGAAGTAACTCTGATTCACAATTCACCTCTCAAGACCACCCAGAGACTCTGCACTGGTCCAAG ATGCTAAGAAACGGACCTGGAAGCCTCTCCATGAATATGAACCATATGGCAAACCAGTCTCCACGCGGAGGAGGACAAATCAGTCATTTGCTTCATCAGCTGTCTTCCAGCAGGTTCAAGGATGAAAACGTGGGACCATCAGTTATCTCCCAGACAGCTGCAGATGAAAGTTCACGGACAGGGATGAAAGGTCCAGGTATCATGAGTCATTTTACAATGCCAAACCCGAGCAAAGTCGAATGTTTTGCCCATTCAAG TACTGGGAATAGGAAAGAGTTGACATCGAGTACTAAGCAAATGACTATCTTCTATGGTGGTCAAGCTCATGTCTTTGATGATGTTCACCCAAACAAG GCGGATGTGATAATGACTTTGGCAGGATCAAGCGGGGGCTCATGGTCTACGGATGTGTCTCATAAACCGAAGACAAAGAACAACACAAGCGATGGTCCATATAAACTAAGCCAAATGTATGAAGGAGGCAGCTCTAGAGAAACACCGTTTTTGTCTTCAGAGTTTCGTGCAAGACCAGGTCATCAAGCAACCTCTGGTGCCTGTCAGAGGATCTTTACACAACCAG GTAGAGAACAACAAGGAAGTATGATCTCAAGGGGACGAGAAATAAGAGATCCGGTTCACGTATCAGATCCTGAAAAAAAAGCCACATGA
- the LOC106361134 gene encoding protein TIFY 8-like isoform X1: protein MMVNHNNDDRTTDVDSHLRQKEQDKLLFHDFLGSKTETLASTSMADHSLPLDKAVKLAMTSASSVGGRGGLSSTSDLVERQGSGGGNHLDGRQLFGPRSEVSGSIMSNRFSGNKRSNSDSQFTSQDHPETLHWSKMLRNGPGSLSMNMNHMANQSPRGGGQISHLLHQLSSSRFKDENVGPSVISQTAADESSRTGMKGPGIMSHFTMPNPSKVECFAHSSTGNRKELTSSTKQMTIFYGGQAHVFDDVHPNKADVIMTLAGSSGGSWSTDVSHKPKTKNNTSDGPYKLSQMYEGGSSRETPFLSSEFRARPGHQATSGACQRIFTQPGDLLSNKSREQQGSMISRGREIRDPVHVSDPEKKAT, encoded by the exons ATGATGGTGAACCACAACAATGACGATCGTACTACTGATGTTGATTCTCACCTCCGCCAAAAAGAACAAGACAAGCTCTTGTTCCATGACTTCCTAGGATCCAAGACCGAAACTTTAGCTTCCACTTCCATGGCTGACCACAGTCTACCTCTGGATAAGGCAGTTAAACTGGCCATGACTTCAGCTTCCTCCGTCGGTGGACGCGGTGGTCTTTCCTCAACCTCCGATCTTG TTGAAAGACAAGGCAGTGGTGGGGGGAATCATCTTGATGGGAGACAACTGTTTGGACCAAGAAGTGAGGTTTCAGGCTCAATCATGAGCAATCGATTTTCAGGAAACAAGAGAAGTAACTCTGATTCACAATTCACCTCTCAAGACCACCCAGAGACTCTGCACTGGTCCAAG ATGCTAAGAAACGGACCTGGAAGCCTCTCCATGAATATGAACCATATGGCAAACCAGTCTCCACGCGGAGGAGGACAAATCAGTCATTTGCTTCATCAGCTGTCTTCCAGCAGGTTCAAGGATGAAAACGTGGGACCATCAGTTATCTCCCAGACAGCTGCAGATGAAAGTTCACGGACAGGGATGAAAGGTCCAGGTATCATGAGTCATTTTACAATGCCAAACCCGAGCAAAGTCGAATGTTTTGCCCATTCAAG TACTGGGAATAGGAAAGAGTTGACATCGAGTACTAAGCAAATGACTATCTTCTATGGTGGTCAAGCTCATGTCTTTGATGATGTTCACCCAAACAAG GCGGATGTGATAATGACTTTGGCAGGATCAAGCGGGGGCTCATGGTCTACGGATGTGTCTCATAAACCGAAGACAAAGAACAACACAAGCGATGGTCCATATAAACTAAGCCAAATGTATGAAGGAGGCAGCTCTAGAGAAACACCGTTTTTGTCTTCAGAGTTTCGTGCAAGACCAGGTCATCAAGCAACCTCTGGTGCCTGTCAGAGGATCTTTACACAACCAGGTGACCTCTTATCAAATAAAA GTAGAGAACAACAAGGAAGTATGATCTCAAGGGGACGAGAAATAAGAGATCCGGTTCACGTATCAGATCCTGAAAAAAAAGCCACATGA
- the LOC106402140 gene encoding uncharacterized protein LOC106402140, with protein MLFSQSFSLYHGRLKLPFLHANTQVVILQLLGDKGITSIGGNMIRCFTSPDQAYIPSIERSWMRGGVVLVQLIFPKKQIAVSTQPRKAEKIHHMRRRVDRFKELMNA; from the exons AT GTTATTTAGCCAGTCTTTCTCTTTATATCATGGGAGATTAAAGCTACCATTTCTACATGCGAATACACAG GTGGTGATTTTGCAGCTGCTTGGTGATAAGGGAATCACAAGTATTGGTGGAAACATGATTAGGTGCTTCACATCTCCAGACCAG GCTTACATTCCTTCAATTGAAAGAAGCTGGATGCGGGGAGGTGTTGTATTGGTTCAGCTTATATTTCCCAAGAAACAGATTGCAGTGAGTACCCAGCCCCGTAAAGCAGAGAAAATTCATCACATGCGTCGTCGCGTCGATCGGTTCAAAGAACTTATGAATGCGTGA
- the LOC106361129 gene encoding protein FAR1-RELATED SEQUENCE 9 yields MSLEHVLNYLKRKHLENPSFSYALEDEDNVGNVFWADPTCRLNYTHFGDTLVFDTTYLRNSQVPFAAFTGFNHHGHPLLFGCALILNQSQSSFAWLFHSWLQAMSSPPPPPSITLEPDPVIHLAASQVFPQARLRFSLPLIMEKLAHVFGSHPGFQSEFLSCVRETETVGEFEGAWDSVVRRYCLEEDHWLQSIYNVRQQWVPVFIKDTFFGELSSENSNSFFHGFVDGSTTMEMVMARYEEAVESWRVKELRADYESTNSTPVLKTASPMEKQAAGLYTRAAFLKFQEEFLEVSANPVSKMSDSTYRVGKFGQGHTVEFESLEEVKANCSCRMFEYSGIVCRHILAVFSARNVFTLPSRYLLRRWTKEAKSSGEFSNSGCQESSLTVCYDNLRQEATKYVEEGAKSIQVYKAAVVALDEAAKKVAAASSKTRGGATNGDSYQSDETQETANGMYHPLQCQGEKERTILELTAELERTGQRCEAYRANLLSILRDMEEHKFQLSLKVQNARLSLKE; encoded by the coding sequence ATGAGTTTGGAGCACGTCTTGAACTATCTGAAACGCAAACACCTCGAGAACCCATCTTTCTCCTACGCACTGGAAGACGAAGACAATGTCGGAAACGTTTTCTGGGCCGATCCCACTTGCAGATTAAACTACACTCACTTCGGCGACACCCTCGTCTTCGACACTACCTACCTGAGAAACAGTCAAGTCCCTTTCGCCGCCTTCACAGGCTTCAACCACCACGGCCACCCTCTCCTCTTCGGCTGCGCTCTCATCCTCAACCAATCTCAATCCTCCTTCGCCTGGCTCTTCCACTCTTGGCTTCAAGCCATgtcctctcctcctcctcctccttccatCACCCTCGAGCCTGACCCCGTGATCCACCTCGCCGCTTCTCAGGTTTTCCCCCAGGCGCGTCTTCGCTTCAGCCTCCCTCTTATCATGGAGAAGCTCGCTCACGTGTTTGGGTCTCACCCCGGGTTTCAGTCTGAGTTCTTGAGCTGTGTTAGGGAGACGGAGACGGTTGGTGAGTTTGAAGGTGCTTGGGACTCTGTTGTGAGGAGATACTGTCTAGAGGAGGATCACTGGCTTCAGTCTATTTATAACGTGAGGCAGCAGTGGGTCCCTGTTTTTATTAAAGACACGTTTTTTGGAGAGCTGTCTAGTGAGAACTCGAACTCGTTCTTCCACGGGTTTGTGGACGGGTCAACCACCATGGAGATGGTCATGGCACGGTACGAGGAAGCTGTTGAAAGCTGGCGTGTGAAAGAGCTGAGAGCTGATTATGAATCGACTAACTCTACTCCTGTTTTGAAGACGGCTTCTCCCATGGAGAAGCAAGCTGCTGGATTGTATACGAGAGCAGCGTTTTTGAAGTTTCAGGAGGAGTTTTTGGAGGTTTCCGCGAATCCTGTGAGTAAGATGAGTGATTCCACTTATCGTGTGGGGAAGTTTGGACAAGGTCACACTGTTGAGTTTGAGTCTCTTGAGGAGGTGAAAGCTAATTGCAGCTGTAGGATGTTTGAGTATTCAGGGATTGTTTGTAGACATATATTGGCTGTGTTCAGTGCCAGGAATGTTTTTACTCTTCCGTCTAGGTATCTACTAAGGAGATGGACCAAGGAAGCAAAGAGTAGCGGCGAGTTTTCGAACAGTGGTTGCCAAGAATCATCTTTAACTGTTTGCTATGACAATCTCCGCCAAGAAGCAACCAAGTATGTGGAGGAGGGAGCCAAGTCTATTCAGGTTTATAAAGCTGCAGTGGTTGCCTTAGATGAAGCTGCCAAGAAGGTTGCTGCTGCAAGTAGTAAAACTAGAGGAGGAGCAACTAATGGGGATTCTTACCAGTCTGACGAAACTCAAGAAACTGCCAATGGAATGTATCATCCACTTCAATGTCAGGGTGAAAAGGAGAGGACCATACTTGAACTGACAGCTGAACTGGAGAGGACAGGTCAGCGATGCGAAGCTTATAGAGCAAACCTGCTGTCTATTTTGAGAGATATGGAAGAACACAAGTTTCAGCTGTCTCTCAAGGTGCAAAATGCTAGACTAAGCTTGAAAGAGTGA
- the LOC106361133 gene encoding E3 ubiquitin-protein ligase At1g63170-like: MGVSLLTTKAHTLNLPFMEHSSNDHIIDIPSSSSHEPLHHEEERPSSSTASVSHPVTASSSSSVRSNPRTPRRRRSPLNSGLWISIELLLTLGQIIAAIVVLSLSKHEHPRAPLFAWIVGYACGCVATLPLLYWRYYHSSHPSEQDSSTQHRPNLNVAAGPFAFSISRSSEGGDARQTNNNNNNTSSSRGSSRYPGFISAARLKVLMEYFKMALDCFFAIWFVVGNVWIFGGHSSASEAPNLYRLCLVFLTFSCIGYAMPFILCTTICCCLPCIISILGYREDLTQPRGATPESINALPTHKFKLKKSRSSGSSSIEGGVVAAGTDNERAISGEDAVCCICLAKYANNEELRELPCSHFFHKECVDKWLKINASCPLCKSEVGEKNSDLTSQGVLSSLSSGENDNTQQQRNEHRVDNGLAHSII; encoded by the exons ATGGGTGTTTCTCTTCTGACAACTAAAGCTCATACCCTTAATCTACCATTCATGGAACATTCATCAAATGACCACATCATTGACATTCCAAGCTCCTCTTCTCATGAACCTTTACACCATGAGGAGGAGAGACCTTCTTCTTCTACTGCTTCTGTTTCTCACCCAGTTAcagcttcttcctcttcttctgtgCGGTCAAATCCTAGAACCCCACGTCGCAGACGCAGTCCTTTGAACTCTGGCCTATGGATTTCCATTGAGCTACTCCTCACTCTCGGCCAGATCATTGCAGCTATAGTCGTTTTGTCTTTGTCCAAACACGAGCATCCACGTGCacccttgtttgcttggattgTTGGTTACGCCTGTGGATGCGTTGCAACGCTCCCTCTCCTGTACTGGAGATATTACCATTCCAGTCACCCCTCGGAGCAGGATTCTTCTACACAGCATCGTCCTAATCTTAACGTTGCAGCAGGACCATTCGCCTTTTCGATATCCAGGTCATCAGAAGGAGGAGATGCTCGACagaccaacaacaacaacaacaacacgtCTTCTTCTCGTGGTAGTAGTAGATACCCTGGCTTCATAAGCGCTGCCAG ACTAAAAGTTCTTATGGAGTACTTCAAAATGGCTCTGGATTGCTTCTTTGCGATATGGTTTGTGGTAGGTAACGTCTGGATATTCGGAGGGCATTCATCTGCATCCGAGGCTCCTAACTTGTACAG GTTATGTTTAGTGTTTCTCACCTTTAGCTGTATTGGCTACGCCATGCCTTTCATCCTCTGCACAACTATATGTTGTTGTTTGCCGTGCATTATCTCGATTCTCGGATACAGAGAAGATTTAACTCAACCCCGAGGTGCTACACCTGAGTCGATAAACGCATTGCCTACCCATAAGTTTAAGCTGAAGAAAAGCAGGAGTAGTGGTTCGAGTAGTATCGAAGGTGGAGTTGTGGCGGCTGGAACAGATAACGAGCGTGCCATTTCAGGAGAAGACGCT gtctGTTGCATTTGTTTAGCGAAGTATGCGAATAACGAAGAGTTAAGAGAGCTTCCTTGTTCGCATTTCTTCCACAAAGAGTGCGTTGACAAGTGGCTGAAGATCAATGCGAGTTGCCCTCTCTGCAAGAGTGAAGTTGGAGAGAAGAACTCTGATTTAACGAGCCAGGGGGTCTTGAGCTCGCTGTCTTCTGGTGAAAACGATAATACTCAACAACAAAGGAATGAACATAGAGTTGATAACGGTTTGGCGCACAGCATCATCTAG
- the LOC106361131 gene encoding aspartic and glutamic acid-rich protein isoform X1: MFGGGNRRDEGSMPIQNTNLFAALDTRKKKKKSDKAGGKSKGSSSSRKEPEPQVFWAPTPLKAKAWADIDSDDEDDDYFVTTAPPQALWNASEASRSDVKETHVEQESESEEDILDEGDDDDLEEEQETQVHPEAEPEVKKAPEVPAPPKEAERQLSKKERRQKELAELEALLADFGVAPTGQDNTQDNQEKKEVNGEGEKKENATGESKASKKKKKKDKQKEAKESQEEVKSNADAAGGESAEQEEQEASSSMDIQERLKKIASMKKKKSSKETDAAAKVAAQEAAARKAKLAAAKKKKEKSHYNQQPVR; the protein is encoded by the exons aTGTTTGGTGGTGGAAACAGGAGAGACGAGGGATCGATGCCGATTCAGAACACTAACTTGTTCGCTGCTTTGGACACTcgcaaaaagaagaagaagtcggaCAAGGCTGGTGGTAAGAGCAAGGGTTCGTCGTCATCGCGGAAGGAGCCCGAGCCTCAGGTCTTCTGGGCACCTACGCCTCTCAAAGCTAAGGCTTGGGCTGATATCGAcagtgatgatgaagatgatgactaTTTCGTTACCACTGCTCCGCCCCAGGCCTTGTGGAATGCTTCTGAAGCGTCTCGTTCGGATGTGAAGGAGACTCACGTTGAG CAGGAAAGTGAAAGTGAAGAGGATATCCTTGAtgaaggtgatgatgatgatttggagGAAGAGCAGGAGACGCAAGTGCATCCGGAAGCAGAGCCTGAGGTGAAGAAGGCTCCTGAAGTTCCTGCACCACCCAAGGAGGCAGAGAGGCAGCTTTCCAAGAAAGAGAGGAGACAGAAGGAACTTGCTGAGCTTGAGGCTTTGTTAGCAGATTTTGGAGTTGCACCCACTGGTCAAGACAACACTCAAG ATAatcaagagaagaaagaagtcaatggagagggagagaagaaggagaacgCAACAGGAGAATCAAAGGcctcaaagaagaagaaaaagaaggataAACAGAAGGAGGCAAAAGAGTCTCAGGAAGAAGTGAAGAGCAACGCAGATGCTGCTGGAGGTGAGTCCGCTGAGCAGGAGGAGCAGGAGGCTTCTTCTTCCATGGATATTCAAGAACGGCTCAAGAAGATTgcatcgatgaagaagaagaagtcaagCAAAGAGACTGATGCCGCTGCAAAAGTTGCTGCACAAGAAGCAGCTGCGAGGAAGGCAAAGCTGGCTGccgcaaagaagaagaaagagaagagtcACTACAACCAGCAGCCAGTGAGGTGA
- the LOC106361130 gene encoding uncharacterized protein LOC106361130: MASNSREARRRKILERGSDRLAFITGQINGVPPPPPPSSDPTSLSQSPLRTSDSSPETIPPRDQIPTDGETAFTSHQENISEASMLANMDPIIHQSRADSLKYTETLAEASSSSVPRDTRVQPSPATPSVVDLGASQAFTPLVSFVNAITPKHVGAAIDASEYARMFSSLVIALLVVLSHLGFSSLGSSIVSFRPVFLLLLTDATIVLGRVLLSHHGDPSSASRRENSVMNGQGIADQVGNALEMVMMMKKIMNAVSMDFSLYAVFLICGLLFTQNIFA; the protein is encoded by the exons ATGGCGTCGAACAGCAGAGAAGCGAGGAGGCGGAAGATCTTAGAAAGAGGATCTGACCGTTTGGCCTTTATCACTGGTCAGATCAACGGcgttcctcctcctcctcctccttcgtCCGATCCCACTTCCCTGTCTCAATCTCCTCTCCGCACTAGTGATTCCTCACCGGAGACGATTCCGCCTCGCGATCAGATACCTACTGATGGAGAAACAG CTTTCACTAGTCATCAGGAAAACATCTCTGAGGCTTCGATGCTTGCTAATATGGACCCTATCATCCATCAAAGCAGAGCAGACTCTCTGAAGTATACTGAAACATTGGCAGAAGCCTCCTCCTCTTCAGTTCCCAGAGACACAAGGGTACAACCGTCTCCTGCAACCCCATCCGTCGTAGATTTAGGCGCTTCTCAAGCATTTACTCCTCTGGTTAGTTTTGTCAACGCCATCACTCCAAAACACGTTGGAGCCGCCATTGATGCTTCCGAATACGCACGGATGTTCTCATCTCTTGTGATTGCGCTTCTTGTCGTGCTATCTCATCTCGGGTTCTCTTCCCTAGGCAGCAGCATAGTAAGCTTCAGACCTGTCTTCTTGCTTCTCTTGACCGATGCCACGATTGTGCTGGGACGTGTTCTGCTGAGCCATCATGGAGATCCTTCCTCAGCTTCAAGACGAGAAAACTCAGTAATGAATGGACAAGGCATAGCGGACCAAGTGGGCAACGCGCTGGAGATggtcatgatgatgaagaagataatGAACGCTGTTTCTATGGATTTTAGCTTGTACGCTGTGTTTCTCATATGTGGCCTCTTGTTCACACAAAACATCTTTGCTTAG
- the LOC125576939 gene encoding glutathione S-transferase T3-like encodes MEPISLNSHGFVNLLASQSSQPIDIGCSEVPKSAERRKWTTKEDVVLISAWLNTSKDPIVSNEQKAGSFWKRIEEFLNASPLLVGSVPREWSQCKQRWGRVNEQVCKFVGCHEAALKKQASGQTENDVMKAAHDIFFNDYNAKFVLEHCWRELRFDQKWRSHTSIRDGAKEKRKEPAEEVGREEDVRPPGVKASKAAKRKKHLNEPAFDQIESILEVTGSRRRMRVDVVVGLGFFMYHIKSRDVFSSHGCMSPRLAF; translated from the exons ATGGAACCAATTTCCCTTAACTCTCACGGGTTCGTTAACCTCCTTGCCTCCCAGAGCAGTCAACCAATAGATATTGGTTGTTCTGAGGTTCCAAAATCTGCGGAAAGGCGGAAATGGACAACCAAAGAAGATGTGGTGCTGATcagtgcttggttgaacacCAGCAAGGATCCAATCGTGAGTAATGAGCAGAAGGCTGGCTCATTTTGGAAGCGCATAGAGGAGTTTTTGAATGCAAGCCCTCTGCTAGTTGGCTCCGTTCCTAGGGAGTGGAGTcaatgtaagcagaggtggggtAGGGTTAACGAACAGGTTTGCAAGTTCGTGGGATGTCACGAAGCTGCTTTGAAGAAGCAAGCCAGTGGACAAACTGAGAATGATGTCATGAAGGCGGCTCATGACATCTTCTTTAATGACTACAATGCCAAGTTCGTTCTTGAACATTGTTGGAGGGAGCTTCGGTTTGATCAAAAATGGAGATCCCACACTTCGATACGAGATGGTGCAAAGGAGAAGAGGAAGGAACCTGCAGAGGAGGTGGGTCGCGAGGAAGATGTTAGGCCTCCCGGTGTGAAGGCTTCCAAAGCAGCAAAACGCAAGAAACACTTGAATGAACCAGCGTTTGATCAGATAGAGAGCATtttagag GTCACGGGTTCAAGGAGGAGGATGCGTGTGGACGTGGTTGTAGGTCTCGGTTTCTTTATGTATCATATCAAGTCACGG GATGTGTTTTCAAGTCACGGGTGTATGTCCCCACGACTTGCCTTTTAA